A region of Chelonia mydas isolate rCheMyd1 chromosome 7, rCheMyd1.pri.v2, whole genome shotgun sequence DNA encodes the following proteins:
- the HABP2 gene encoding hyaluronan-binding protein 2 has protein sequence MVNGAVSLWVLPLILLLGNAPFCLSSLFSSLVDLQIDRTDYYAYSEEYVAPEENTAATDKEHLTYPDWFYEYFGYNDPCSPKPCKNNGECKRNGNHYTCLCPMPYAGTRCEKVKNVCERNSCRKGDCLIMLTPPYSQCSCRHPYKPPYCNKVSAACKPNPCKNGGVCLQRRLRSKFSCQCAEPFRGRFCEIGPEDCYEQDGHEYRGKVSQTRSGETCLHWNSNLLLDESYNAFMEDAEYYGIGDHNFCRNPDGDVKPWCFIKTDNKVKWDSCDVSPCSVTEKTPATTVAPAILPVVGKTFNTCGQPEAQRTLKRIYGGAKTMSGKHPWMASLQSKWPWRPPRPKGHFCGGALLEPCWVLTAGHCIHLHPDNLQVSLGKQDLDKTEYHEQKFDVEKIIRHGHYKERNDIPFNDIALLKLKPVNGHCALETKYVKTVCLPSAPFPDGTECYISGWGDTETGEGSRQLLDARVKLISKTRCNARCAYDNKLDESMLCAGNLQTPGVDTCQGDSGGPLTCVQNGSYYVYGIVSWGEQCGIKDKPGVYTQVTRFLNWIKSKIQQESSSRK, from the exons ACAGGACTGATTACTATGCATACAGCGAGGAGTATGTTGCACCAGAAGAGAACACCGCCGCCACAGACAAAGAACACCTCACATATCCCGACTGGTTCTACGAATACTTTGGCTACAATG ATCCATGCTCCCCCAAGCCTTGCAAGAATAATGGTGAGTGCAAAAGAAACGGAAATCACTACACCTGCCTCTGCCCTATGCCGTATGCCGGAACTAGGTGTGAGAAAG TGAAAAACGTGTGTGAAAGGAATAGCTGTCGTAAAGGAGACTGCCTTATAATGCTAACTCCACCTTATTCTCAGTGCTCTTGTAGACATCCTTATAAGCCACCATACTGCAACAAAG TATCTGCAGCTTGCAAACCAAACCCATGTAAAAATGGAGGCGTCTGTCTACAGCGGAGACTCAGATCAAAATTCTCCTGCCAGTGTGCTGAACCCTTCAGAGGGAGGTTCTGTGAAATAG GACCAGAGGACTGTTATGAACAGGATGGCCATGAATACAGAGGGAAAGTGAGTCAAACAAGGTCTGGGGAGACATGCCTTCATTGGAATTCTAACCTGCTCTTGGACGAGAGTTATAATGCATTTATGGAGGATGCCGAATATTATGGCATCGGTGACCATAACTTCTGCAG GAATCCAGATGGTGATGTAAAACCCTGGTGCTTCATCAAAACAGATAACAAGGTGAAATGGGACTCCTGTGATGTTTCGCCCTGCTCAGTAACAG AAAAGACTCCAGCGACTACAGTCGCCCCAGCCATTCTTCCTGTAGTGGGTAAGACATTCAATACGTGTGGACAGCCAGAGGCTCAGAGAACACTCAAAAGGATTTATGGTGGGGCCAAGACCATGTCTGGCAAACATCCCTGGATGGCATCTCTGCAGAGCAAGTGGCCATGGAGGCCTCCCAGGCCAAAGGGACACTTCTGTGGAGGAGCTCTGCTTGAACCATGCTGGGTTCTCACTGCTGGACACTGCATTCA CCTTCACCCAGACAACCTGCAAGTGTCCCTTGGAAAGCAAGACCTGGATAAGACAGAGTACCATGAACAAAAATTTGATGTGGAGAAGATCATTCGGCATGGACATTACAAAGAAAGGAACGATATTCCATTCAATGATATCG CTTTACTTAAGCTGAAGCCAGTTAATGGCCATTGTGCTCTAGAAACGAAGTACGTGAAAACAGTGTGTTTGCCCAGTGCTCCATTTCCTGATGGGACTGAATGCTATATCTCAGGATGGGGAGATACTGAAACAG GTGAAGGATCTCGTCAGCTGTTAGATGCCAGAGTAAAGCTGATCTCCAAGACGCGGTGCAATGCACGGTGCGCATATGATAACAAACTGGATGAAAGCATGCTTTGTGCAGGAAATCTGCAGACACCAGGAGTTGATACTTGTCAG GGAGATTCTGGAGGTCCTCTAACCTGTGTACAAAATGGTTCCTATTATGTCTATGGAATTGTGAGCTGGGGCGAACAGTGTGGCATAAAAGATAAACCAGGAGTTTATACCCAAGTGACAAGATTTCTTAATTGGATTAAATCAAAAATTCAGCAGGAGTCCAGTTCACGCAAGTAA